In Micromonospora sp. WMMA1363, a genomic segment contains:
- a CDS encoding NAD(P)H-dependent oxidoreductase subunit E, giving the protein MGEPREAFVELQERLRRPGTRMLDRLRLAQSEDGRVDADDLARAAGEFGWPVAAVTGSATYYADFAEGRRGRRHIRVCEGTSCFVSGQGQHIARIEKALGVRLGECAVDGSVSLQGVRCLGYCYDSPAILDGEQPGSGEILGGLFGDPHAAQRRTRPGWVEPLKMRAAEIPYASAVGRPVVLAGLVGDESPWEVWPGVVACGSPDQVMAEVAASGLRGRGGAGFPVGRKWSAAADEPAPRYVVANGDEGDPGSFCDRLLMESDPHRVLEGLALAGFAVGAQRGLILVRSEYPAAADQLRAAVAQAREAGHLGTRVHGSPVDFDVEIVVGAGSYVAGEETALLHALAGLRAAVQPRPPYPTSHGYLGKPTAVNNVETLAAVPWIVRHGGAAYARLGHPDEPGTKLICLNQCFRLPGVYEVEFGVPLRHLVEDLGGGPREPYQLRAVQVGGPLGGFLSPDQLDLPLLSRPLAEAGVALGHASLVAIDTTVSAAAILQHAWAFGAAESCGACTPCRVGTRRGLELAERIGEPAQTAAALAAHEPLLEVLTGASLCAFGWGVSGAVRSLLRVYADELRQAAPSGTSMAGE; this is encoded by the coding sequence ATGGGCGAGCCACGGGAGGCGTTCGTCGAGTTGCAGGAGCGGCTGCGCCGGCCGGGCACGCGGATGCTGGACCGGCTCCGGCTGGCGCAGTCGGAAGACGGGCGGGTCGACGCCGACGACCTGGCGCGGGCAGCCGGTGAGTTCGGTTGGCCGGTGGCTGCCGTCACGGGCTCGGCGACCTACTACGCAGACTTCGCCGAGGGCCGCCGGGGCCGGCGGCACATCCGGGTGTGCGAGGGAACCTCGTGCTTCGTGAGTGGGCAGGGTCAGCACATCGCGCGCATCGAGAAGGCGCTGGGGGTACGCCTGGGCGAGTGCGCGGTGGACGGGTCGGTGTCGCTGCAGGGTGTGCGGTGTCTCGGGTACTGCTACGACTCGCCCGCGATTCTCGACGGGGAACAGCCGGGGAGTGGTGAGATTCTCGGCGGATTGTTCGGCGATCCACATGCCGCACAGCGGCGGACGAGGCCCGGTTGGGTGGAGCCGTTGAAAATGCGGGCGGCGGAAATCCCGTACGCAAGCGCGGTGGGGCGTCCGGTGGTGTTGGCCGGGCTGGTCGGCGACGAGTCCCCGTGGGAGGTGTGGCCGGGCGTCGTGGCTTGCGGTTCACCCGATCAAGTCATGGCGGAGGTCGCCGCGTCGGGCCTACGCGGACGGGGTGGAGCCGGTTTTCCGGTGGGAAGAAAGTGGTCCGCGGCCGCGGATGAGCCCGCACCACGATATGTGGTGGCCAACGGCGACGAGGGGGACCCGGGCTCGTTCTGTGATCGACTGTTGATGGAGAGCGATCCGCACCGGGTCCTGGAGGGCTTGGCGCTGGCCGGCTTCGCGGTGGGGGCACAGCGCGGGCTGATCCTCGTGCGATCGGAGTACCCGGCGGCCGCCGACCAGTTGCGTGCCGCGGTGGCGCAGGCGCGCGAAGCGGGACACCTGGGCACCCGGGTACACGGCTCGCCCGTCGACTTCGACGTGGAGATCGTGGTGGGCGCCGGGTCGTACGTCGCCGGGGAGGAGACCGCGTTGCTGCACGCCCTGGCCGGGCTGCGGGCGGCCGTCCAGCCGCGTCCCCCGTACCCCACCAGCCACGGCTACCTCGGGAAGCCGACCGCGGTCAACAACGTGGAGACCCTGGCGGCCGTGCCCTGGATCGTTCGGCACGGCGGTGCCGCGTACGCCCGCCTGGGCCACCCAGACGAACCGGGCACCAAGCTGATCTGCCTGAACCAGTGTTTCCGCCTGCCAGGGGTGTACGAGGTGGAGTTCGGCGTGCCTCTGCGCCACCTGGTGGAGGATCTCGGCGGCGGACCACGCGAGCCCTACCAGCTCCGCGCGGTGCAGGTCGGCGGGCCGCTCGGCGGTTTCCTCAGCCCGGACCAGCTCGACCTCCCGCTGCTGTCCCGGCCACTCGCGGAGGCCGGCGTCGCGCTGGGACATGCGAGCCTCGTTGCGATCGACACGACCGTGTCGGCCGCCGCGATCCTGCAGCACGCCTGGGCGTTCGGCGCCGCGGAAAGTTGCGGAGCCTGCACACCCTGCCGGGTGGGCACCCGCCGTGGGCTCGAGCTTGCCGAGCGCATCGGGGAACCCGCCCAGACCGCGGCGGCACTCGCCGCCCACGAACCGCTGCTGGAGGTCCTGACAGGGGCGAGCCTCTGCGCGTTCGGGTGGGGGGTGTCCGGTGCGGTGCGCAGTCTGCTGCGGGTGTACGCGGACGAGCTGCGCCAGGCAGCACCCAGCGGCACGAGCATGGCGGGCGAGTAG
- a CDS encoding IS1380 family transposase yields the protein MSKSSGWDQRLQVAAGGKGLVGHAGAVLLRRCADRTGLAWALNAVLPRGAGPGWWDRGTVLICLATAIVLGATSMSDIGLLAHQALVFAEPPSEATVRRALAGLDETALRRIAKARAKARARVWELLERRPQGFPWLLVAGKLLTGWVVIDLDATLITAHSDKQGAAATFKKGFGFHPLGAWCANTSESLAMLLRPGNAGSNTVVDHIRVLGEAVAQLPVRYRRKILVRVDGAGATHDLVTHLEQMNRLWRSVKFTVGWTITDADETAIAVLPADAWTSSLEPDGNATDQAQVAELTGLNQRVGNWIDGLRLIVRRTRPSTRHVRNLTDLEKRTGWRYAIVATNIRRIHGVAGSHQPQWLDVLHRSHAGVEDQVRTNKAMGLRNLPSKAWTVNRGWVLAANIAADLAAWTRLLGLHDQPDLADAEPGTLRYRLLHLPAKLASHARRKILSIPDTWPWAEAFQLCWHRLGLIPPPT from the coding sequence GTGAGTAAGAGTAGCGGGTGGGATCAGCGGCTGCAGGTCGCGGCGGGTGGGAAGGGTTTGGTCGGGCATGCCGGCGCGGTTTTGCTGCGGCGGTGCGCGGACCGGACCGGGCTGGCCTGGGCGTTGAACGCGGTGCTGCCTCGCGGTGCGGGGCCGGGGTGGTGGGACCGGGGCACGGTCTTGATCTGCCTGGCGACCGCGATCGTGCTCGGCGCGACCAGCATGTCCGACATCGGGCTGCTCGCCCATCAGGCGCTGGTGTTCGCCGAGCCACCGTCGGAAGCGACCGTGCGCCGTGCTCTGGCCGGCCTCGACGAGACCGCCCTGCGCCGGATCGCCAAGGCGCGGGCGAAGGCCCGCGCCCGGGTCTGGGAGCTTCTCGAGCGCCGGCCGCAGGGGTTTCCGTGGCTGCTGGTGGCGGGCAAGCTGCTGACCGGGTGGGTGGTCATCGATCTGGACGCCACCCTGATCACCGCTCACTCCGACAAGCAGGGCGCGGCGGCCACGTTCAAGAAAGGCTTCGGGTTCCACCCCCTCGGGGCGTGGTGCGCGAACACCAGTGAGAGCCTGGCCATGCTGCTGCGGCCGGGCAACGCCGGCTCGAACACCGTGGTTGATCACATCCGGGTGTTGGGTGAGGCGGTCGCCCAACTGCCGGTCAGATACCGGCGCAAGATCCTGGTGCGGGTCGACGGGGCCGGCGCCACCCACGACCTGGTGACCCACCTGGAGCAGATGAACCGGCTGTGGCGCAGCGTGAAGTTCACTGTCGGCTGGACGATCACCGACGCCGACGAGACCGCGATCGCCGTGCTGCCCGCCGATGCCTGGACCAGCAGCCTCGAACCCGACGGTAATGCCACCGATCAGGCGCAGGTCGCCGAGCTGACCGGCCTCAACCAGCGGGTCGGCAACTGGATCGACGGGCTACGGCTGATCGTGCGGCGGACCAGACCGTCCACCCGACACGTCAGGAACCTAACCGACCTGGAGAAACGTACCGGCTGGCGGTACGCGATCGTCGCCACCAACATCCGCCGCATCCACGGCGTGGCCGGCTCTCACCAGCCGCAATGGCTCGACGTGCTGCACCGTTCGCACGCCGGAGTGGAAGATCAGGTGCGCACGAACAAGGCCATGGGCCTGCGAAACCTGCCCTCGAAGGCCTGGACCGTCAACCGCGGCTGGGTCCTAGCCGCGAACATCGCCGCCGATCTGGCCGCCTGGACCCGACTGCTCGGCCTGCACGACCAGCCCGACCTCGCCGACGCCGAACCCGGCACCCTGCGCTACCGGCTGCTGCACCTACCCGCCAAGCTGGCCAGCCACGCCCGCCGGAAGATCCTGTCCATCCCCGACACCTGGCCCTGGGCTGAGGCGTTCCAACTCTGCTGGCACCGCCTAGGCCTGATACCCCCGCCGACCTGA
- the fdhF gene encoding formate dehydrogenase subunit alpha, producing MRLSVNGVAVEVAERATVLDAVRAAGAMLPTLCYDERLTPQGSCRVCLVGVAGRAMPACTTAAIEGMVVHTDDPAARTSAQLALELLVSQLPARALDLPAERSELVRACRQLGVTESRFDGAVRATGVDHSHPYVKLDGDLCIACNRCVRMCAEVQGTFALSLTGRGFDTVVAAGTGGPWLSSPCVACGGCVDTCPSGALSEPGLLDPRPVTGTTTSTCGYCGVGCSLRVHVRDGDIAAITPERGAVNRGHACIKGRFAHAFTRSRDRLTTPLLRRHGRDSPLEPASWEEALAAVATRLGAIRDRHGPDAIGMISSARATNEENYLAQKFARVVLGTNNVDNCSRLCHAPSALGLTAAFGHAGGTNSVDDLDDTDCILIAGANPTEAHPVIGARIKQLVLRGARLIVIDPRRIDLAELADVHVQATPGSNVAVFNGIARVLLDEGHADREFLRTRASGLADLTELLHDYPVDRAARLAGVPAETLATAARLYGTARRPAIVYGLGVTEHVHGTDGVRTLANLAILKGAVGTPGCCGVLSMRGQNNVQGASDMGALPDLLPGYQHVTDAEIRARFSRSWGADVPADPGLRILDMFAAAIAGRIRAMYVIGEDIAQTDPDSGNVRAALAACDLVVSHDLFLSHTAELADVVFPAVSFLEKDGTFVNLDRRVQRVRPALAPPGQATPDFDILRLLARAMGADLGCPTPADAMAECATLTPTFAGISHARLDRDGPLHWPCRATDHPGEGRLYLDSFATPDGRAALAARPYLPPGEQPDAAFPYLLITGRRLVHYNSGSMSRRTPNNDLRPHEVLDLHPDDAARLRLADGDLLGVTSRRATVIFPVHVTETVGPGQLFTAFSFPDTPTNALTSDATDAETGCPEYKVTAVSLRPV from the coding sequence ATGCGGTTGTCGGTCAACGGCGTCGCCGTCGAGGTCGCCGAGCGAGCCACTGTGCTGGACGCCGTACGGGCGGCCGGGGCGATGCTGCCGACCCTCTGCTACGACGAGCGGCTCACCCCACAGGGGTCGTGCCGCGTGTGCCTGGTCGGTGTAGCCGGACGGGCGATGCCGGCCTGCACGACAGCGGCCATCGAGGGCATGGTCGTACACACCGACGACCCGGCCGCCCGCACATCGGCACAGCTCGCACTGGAACTCCTCGTCTCCCAGCTGCCGGCCCGCGCCCTCGACCTCCCCGCCGAGCGCAGCGAGCTGGTCCGCGCCTGTCGGCAGCTCGGCGTCACGGAAAGCCGGTTCGACGGGGCCGTTCGGGCCACGGGCGTCGACCACTCCCACCCGTACGTGAAACTCGACGGGGACCTGTGCATCGCCTGCAACCGGTGCGTACGCATGTGTGCGGAGGTGCAGGGCACGTTCGCACTCTCCCTGACCGGGCGCGGGTTCGACACCGTCGTCGCCGCCGGCACCGGCGGACCGTGGCTGTCGTCGCCGTGCGTGGCCTGCGGCGGCTGCGTCGACACCTGCCCGAGTGGCGCGCTGTCCGAGCCGGGCCTACTCGACCCGCGCCCGGTCACCGGGACGACCACCAGCACCTGCGGATACTGCGGTGTGGGGTGCAGCCTGCGGGTGCACGTACGGGACGGCGACATCGCCGCGATCACGCCCGAGCGCGGTGCGGTCAACCGCGGCCACGCCTGTATCAAGGGACGGTTCGCACACGCCTTCACCCGGTCCCGGGACCGGCTGACCACGCCGCTGCTGCGCCGCCACGGGCGCGACTCCCCACTGGAACCGGCGTCGTGGGAAGAGGCGCTCGCCGCGGTGGCGACCCGGCTAGGCGCGATTCGCGACCGGCACGGGCCCGATGCCATCGGCATGATCTCCTCGGCCCGGGCGACCAACGAGGAGAACTACCTCGCCCAGAAGTTCGCCCGCGTCGTCCTCGGCACCAACAACGTCGACAACTGCTCCCGGCTCTGTCACGCCCCGTCCGCGCTCGGGCTGACCGCCGCGTTCGGCCACGCCGGCGGCACCAACTCCGTCGACGACCTCGACGACACCGACTGCATCCTGATCGCCGGCGCCAACCCGACCGAAGCCCACCCGGTCATCGGAGCCCGGATCAAACAGCTGGTCCTGCGCGGCGCCCGGCTCATCGTCATCGACCCGCGGCGGATCGACCTCGCCGAGCTGGCCGACGTCCACGTCCAGGCCACACCCGGCTCCAACGTCGCCGTCTTCAACGGCATCGCCCGAGTGCTCCTCGACGAGGGACACGCGGATCGGGAGTTCCTCCGCACCCGGGCCAGCGGGTTGGCAGACCTGACGGAGTTGCTGCACGACTACCCGGTGGACCGTGCGGCACGGCTGGCCGGGGTGCCAGCCGAAACGCTCGCCACGGCGGCCCGTCTCTACGGCACCGCCCGGCGCCCGGCGATCGTCTACGGGCTCGGCGTCACCGAACACGTCCACGGTACCGATGGGGTCCGCACCCTGGCGAACCTCGCCATCCTGAAAGGCGCCGTCGGCACGCCGGGCTGCTGCGGCGTGCTGTCGATGCGCGGGCAGAACAACGTTCAGGGCGCCTCGGACATGGGCGCCCTGCCGGACCTGCTGCCCGGCTATCAACACGTCACCGACGCCGAGATCCGGGCTCGGTTCTCCCGCTCCTGGGGAGCGGACGTGCCCGCCGATCCCGGGTTACGGATCCTGGACATGTTCGCCGCTGCGATCGCCGGCCGGATACGGGCCATGTACGTCATCGGCGAGGACATCGCCCAGACCGACCCCGACAGCGGAAACGTGCGTGCGGCGCTGGCCGCCTGCGACCTCGTCGTCAGCCACGACCTCTTTCTCTCCCACACCGCCGAACTCGCCGACGTGGTGTTCCCTGCCGTGTCGTTTCTCGAGAAGGACGGCACGTTCGTCAACCTCGACCGGCGGGTACAGCGGGTCCGCCCCGCGCTGGCGCCACCCGGGCAGGCCACACCCGACTTCGACATCCTGCGGCTGCTCGCCCGCGCGATGGGGGCCGACCTGGGCTGCCCTACCCCCGCCGACGCCATGGCCGAGTGCGCCACGCTGACCCCCACCTTCGCCGGCATCTCCCACGCCCGGCTCGACCGGGACGGACCACTGCACTGGCCGTGCCGCGCCACCGACCACCCCGGCGAGGGGCGCCTCTACCTCGACTCCTTTGCCACTCCCGACGGACGTGCCGCACTGGCCGCGCGGCCGTACCTGCCGCCGGGCGAACAACCCGACGCCGCCTTCCCGTACCTCCTGATCACCGGGCGTCGGCTCGTGCACTACAACAGTGGCTCGATGAGTCGCCGGACGCCCAACAATGACCTTCGCCCTCATGAAGTGCTCGATCTGCATCCGGACGACGCCGCCCGGCTCCGGCTGGCCGACGGAGACCTCCTCGGGGTGACCAGCCGGCGGGCGACCGTGATCTTCCCCGTCCACGTGACCGAGACGGTCGGACCCGGCCAGTTGTTCACCGCCTTCAGCTTCCCCGACACTCCCACCAACGCCCTCACCTCAGACGCCACGGACGCCGAGACCGGGTGCCCCGAATACAAGGTGACCGCCGTATCGCTGCGTCCCGTCTGA
- a CDS encoding IS1380 family transposase, whose product MPREGTCQVKSTGTRPKIIVSSDGRGVVGHAGARLLADIADVTGLTGGFSEALARLRQRQGGHDPGRVAVDLAVMIADGGEAISDLAVLRDQAGLFGAVASDPTAWRVLSGVDDAVLARLRMARAAARELAWAQSAETRDGLPVSMAAGAPVSGLVLDLDASIVICHSEKEQASKTWKKTFGYHPLFCFLDNTREALSGLLRAGRAGSNTTADHISVLDDALAQIPDVHRYGTDILVRSDSAGCTYGFLRHIRSLREHGMNTFFSVGVAIGEAIRDAIKQAAGHPEQWVPALNADGQPRDGAQVCEITGLLPADLRANYPDGTRFIVRRERPHPGAQLSLFDTIEGFRHQVMATDTGPGNGSIQHLEARHRAHARVEDRIRTGKDTGFGRFPSRVFAINAAWLELALCAIDLLAWTQHLLLDGDLATAEPKTLRYRLLHVAARITRSARRTKLRIAEGWPWADQLVTAFDRLAVLPQPVT is encoded by the coding sequence ATCCCGAGGGAAGGCACCTGTCAGGTGAAGAGTACCGGAACACGACCGAAGATCATCGTCAGTAGCGATGGACGTGGCGTGGTCGGCCACGCGGGTGCCCGTTTGCTGGCCGACATCGCGGACGTAACCGGGTTGACCGGCGGGTTCAGCGAGGCCCTGGCCAGGCTGCGGCAGCGGCAGGGCGGGCATGACCCGGGTCGGGTCGCCGTGGACCTCGCGGTGATGATCGCCGACGGTGGTGAGGCGATCAGCGATCTGGCGGTGCTGCGGGACCAAGCGGGGCTGTTCGGCGCGGTCGCCTCGGATCCTACCGCGTGGCGGGTGCTGTCTGGTGTGGATGATGCTGTTCTGGCCAGGCTGCGGATGGCCCGCGCTGCCGCGCGGGAGTTGGCGTGGGCGCAGTCGGCCGAGACCCGCGACGGGCTGCCGGTGTCGATGGCGGCTGGTGCGCCGGTGTCTGGGCTGGTGCTGGATCTGGACGCCTCGATCGTGATCTGCCACTCGGAGAAGGAGCAGGCGTCCAAGACGTGGAAGAAGACCTTCGGATATCACCCGTTGTTCTGCTTCCTGGACAACACCCGGGAGGCGTTGTCCGGGCTGCTGCGCGCCGGGCGGGCGGGGTCGAACACCACCGCCGATCACATCAGCGTTCTCGACGACGCCCTGGCGCAGATCCCCGACGTCCACCGGTACGGCACCGACATCCTCGTCCGCTCGGATTCGGCCGGCTGCACGTACGGGTTCCTGCGCCATATCCGGTCGTTGCGTGAGCACGGTATGAACACGTTCTTCTCCGTCGGGGTGGCCATCGGGGAGGCGATCCGCGACGCGATCAAGCAGGCTGCGGGGCACCCCGAGCAGTGGGTACCGGCCCTGAACGCCGACGGCCAGCCACGCGACGGCGCCCAGGTATGCGAGATCACCGGCCTACTACCGGCCGACCTGCGGGCCAACTACCCCGACGGCACCCGGTTCATCGTGCGCCGGGAACGCCCGCACCCCGGCGCACAACTGTCGCTGTTCGACACCATCGAAGGCTTCCGCCACCAGGTGATGGCCACCGACACCGGCCCCGGCAACGGATCCATCCAGCATCTGGAGGCCCGCCACCGCGCTCACGCCCGCGTCGAGGACCGCATCCGCACGGGCAAGGACACCGGGTTCGGCCGCTTCCCATCCCGGGTGTTCGCCATCAACGCCGCCTGGCTGGAACTCGCCTTGTGCGCCATCGACCTGCTTGCCTGGACCCAACACCTGCTGCTCGACGGCGACCTCGCCACCGCCGAACCCAAGACACTGCGCTACCGACTGCTGCACGTCGCCGCCCGCATCACCCGCTCGGCCCGCCGCACGAAGCTGCGCATCGCCGAAGGCTGGCCCTG